A DNA window from Trypanosoma brucei brucei TREU927 chromosome 11 chr11_scaffold01 genomic scaffold, whole genome shotgun sequence contains the following coding sequences:
- a CDS encoding actin-like protein, putative (actin-like protein 4, ungrouped (curated by B. Wickstead, Univ. of Oxford)) yields MVQQQPVVVFDMGSNKTRVGFAGEEAPRVISSTVVGVPRQRGLVGSLMQHYSDDYAGDAACAQEGMLNLSYPVRNRRITSMPEVEHFLQDVFYSRLPLVPSNTMMLWVESVRTSREDRERLCEMMFESFGLPQLGLVAASATTVFSTGRTTGLVVDSGEGCTNFNAVWEGYNLQYATHTSDVAGRVLTDRLLAFLRAKGYPLSTPNDRRVVEDVKHTLCYVAADVQEEVKKMHKKLQKEYYGLPDEQRIYVEESQFMVPELLFNPSAEGDIGCCGRNNAEVNVDASGVGAGGWTDAIAKVVESAPHFTRPHLLKSIVLGGGNTMFPGIEQRLRREVSALPASAECEANCVAFRDRDLAAWIGGSVVASMPTFPHMCLSRKDYLEKGATVVHERI; encoded by the coding sequence ATGGTACAACAACAGCCCGTTGTTGTATTTGATATGGGATCTAACAAGACGCGCGTTGGCTTCGCGGGTGAGGAGGCCCCGCGTGTCATCTCGAGCACAGTCGTGGGCGTGCCGCGACAACGCGGTCTTGTTGGGTCCCTTATGCAACATTACAGTGACGACTACGCAGGAGATGCCGCATGCGCGCAGGAGGGTATGCTCAACCTTAGCTACCCCGTACGGAACCGCCGCATCACAAGCATGCCCGAGGTGGAACACTTTTTGCAAGATGTTTTCTATAGTCGGCTTCCACTTGTACCGAGTAACACGATGATGTTGTGGGTGGAATCTGTGCGCACTTCACGTGAAGACCGAGAGAGGCTCTGTGAAATGATGTTTGAGAGCTTTGGTCTTCCTCAGTTGGGCCTCGTTGCCGCCTCCGCGACGACAGTCTTCTCCACGGGAAGAACGACAGGTCTTGTGGTTGATAGTGGCGAGGGATGCACGAACTTCAATGCCGTATGGGAGGGTTACAACTTGCAGTACGCCACGCACACATCTGACGTAGCCGGCCGCGTGCTAACTGATAGACTTCTGGCGTTCCTGCGCGCGAAGGGATACCCGCTCTCCACTCCGAATGACCGCCGAGTTGTGGAGGACGTCAAGCACACCCTTTGTTACGTTGCAGCCGATGTacaggaggaggtgaagaagatgcacAAAAAGTTACAGAAAGAGTATTATGGCCTACCAGACGAGCAACGGATTTATGTTGAGGAGAGCCAGTTTATGGTGCCCGAGCTCCTCTTCAATCCATCAGCAGAGGGTGACATTGGGTGTTGTGGTAGGAATAATGCAGAAGTGAATGTAGATGCTAGCGGGGTTGGTGCTGGAGGTTGGACAGATGCGATAGCAAAAGTTGTGGAGTCCGCCCCACACTTCACTCGACCTCACCTTCTGAAGAGCATTGTGTTGGGTGGTGGCAACACCATGTTCCCCGGAATTGAGCAAAGGCTACGCCGTGAAGTGTCAGCGCTACCTGCAAGCGCGGAGTGTGAGGCGAATTGTGTGGCTTTCCGGGACCGTGACTTGGCCGCGTGGATCGGCGGGTCTGTTGTTGCATCAATGCCAACATTTCCACATATGTGCCTGTCACGCAAGGACTACTTAGAAAAAGGTGCTACCGTCGTTCACGAGAGGATTTAG
- a CDS encoding short-chain dehydrogenase, putative, whose amino-acid sequence MQLLSWSSAAKALFGLTVARLLLAFLYRRLYRHLYYHPLVPGSVALITGGGSGMGLEFARYFARARCHVVLVGRDADALRSALASCVELGSPSAEMVVADLNTIEGTNLVCFGLRDIIEQKRLHGQFRYLVLNAGLGAILPFSSGVHFYETCESVMQINYFANVRLLQGLLSLLEETHSAANPSRVIVVSSLAGVLPSVLRSAYTASKHAIQGFANALRGETEVAITLFCPGYVDTDFHSKATLIKGDGAPVTSHRRGMAPDVAVGKCMEGVLSGRSEVLTPFVGKLGYILRPLFTRLVDSRAKKMSHRSLQK is encoded by the coding sequence ATGCAACTCTTATCGTGGTCTAGCGCTGCCAAAGCACTTTTTGGTTTAACGGTTGCCAGATTGCTGCTTGCCTTCCTGTATCGGCGGCTTTACCGCCACTTATACTACCACCCACTCGTCCCTGGCAGTGTGGCACTGATTACTGGTGGAGGGTCTGGAATGGGGTTGGAATTTGCTCGGTACTTCGCCCGTGCTAGATGCCACGTCGTACTGGTGGGGCGAGATGCCGATGCACTTCGATCGGCGTTAGCGTCATGCGTGGAATTGGGTTCGCCAAGCGCAGAAATGGTAGTTGCTGACTTGAACACGATAGAGGGAACAAATTTAGTTTGCTTTGGGCTGAGAGATATTATAGAGCAGAAAAGGCTCCATGGACAGTTTAGGTATCTTGTGCTCAACGCTGGACTCGGTGCgattcttcccttttccagcGGCGTACACTTCTACGAGACGTGCGAGTCTGTAATGCAGATTAATTACTTTGCTAACGTGCGGCTACTGCAGGGACTTCTCTCATTGTTGGAGGAAACGCATTCGGCGGCCAACCCCTCGcgtgttattgttgtgtcaTCACTGGCAGGCGTTTTACCCTCGGTCCTGCGTAGTGCTTACACTGCTTCCAAACACGCCATACAAGGCTTTGCAAACGCGTTGCGTGGGGAGACGGAAGTGGCAATAACTCTCTTTTGTCCCGGGTACGTCGACACCGATTTCCACAGCAAGGCAACACTCATCAAAGGCGATGGTGCACCCGTGACATCTCATCGTCGTGGCATGGCTCCGGATGTAGCTGTTGGGAAGTGTATGGAAGGCGTGTTGAGCGGTCGATCAGAGGTGCTAACTCCCTTCGTAGGCAAGTTGGGCTACATCCTGCGTCCCTTATTTACCCGTTTGGTAGATTCTAGGGCAAAAAAGATGAGTCATCGCTCTCTCCAGAAATGA
- a CDS encoding hypothetical protein, conserved (Two conserved regions, central part diverged, in cross-species comparisons.) — protein sequence MSQSRHLNNFLCLKGKLLEGRCLCARGNPECALFSLRRSKRLTTSCICACDERFALTEAVAVEMSLNRKYSSAKDRGPTIVIPNIPKITDIRSRGKLMCEYEKYEAELFKHHLGPPDTTCTMSVKQAPTDFDRRVPGMDEPTAADLLHERRKTRGGARWGLEKRFGAPVFAAGGTGGNTSTKQQAAGRHGSVPYSAADGGNSRGALPAVPSVTPLDVSTNNPPNQQGTAGNNRDNTSTYSPLSIRAPEEDPEDVLSSSARRRGTKGQRVSLQVPRRPPQGADPTVKIEEAEGKEPLGRTQEGKSKGGRRFRSLPRRAPLRVQSPLFDTEFLAPGGCNWTVCTGQDYSSWNAEHCAEVLRVLLKPPPEYGESFKVDMSHTDLRWMWNGRMPKNFTSLQSWRVEEVKGRVVPVVNSPRSALVMLRCGITVPDLLVHEIGDDAPLLPTDPEDRTMVKSIRMKQHKASVISILEQVRNEYCSLCCAVSLPDLVEAFRRKRQVNIEVAKSAMIRDALEKQKRLFECAERKLEVEANRAKNLQERERLIELRNERLQEMMMEKVRRKREEDLIAQQNAAARIKLQQERNAEREKEYQRELQERLERAEERTARQQAARDHLLEQRRIRRKKNAEERQARIERMAEMQEQQSEILRRKYEERDAKVQLVQEERERKQREAQELLAARAAKSQELREQARQRALLREEEVRQAALGQQQEVENRLRQLTKQREEEVAERAKKEAEKRERLKGVLTLTAEKQISLKEVSLKKQEKFKERHDEIQRHQAEEIMLKRERERDLMEAKAFAVLQKKRVAEFNKVEVVLQLIAKREATEALETQREMLLRENFKNHATLTQHRKSLKEDIARKKSLQG from the coding sequence ATGTCCCAGAGCCGTCATCTCAATAATTTTTTGTGCCTCAAAGGGAAGTTGTTAGAGGGccggtgtttgtgtgcgcgtGGGAATCCAGAGTGTGCCCTTTTTTCGTTAAGACGCTCCAAGCGCCTGACCACATCGTGCATTTGTGCGTGTGACGAGAGGTTTGCTTTGACTGAGGCTGTGGCTGTGGAAATGTCCCTCAACCGCAAGTATAGCAGTGCGAAGGACCGTGGGCCCACTATTGTTATCCCTAACATACCAAAAATTACTGACATACGGTCTCGTGGGAAGCTTATGTGTGAGTATGAGAAATATGAAGCGGAGTTATTCAAGCACCACCTTGGCCCGCCGGACACAACGTGCACAATGAGCGTCAAGCAGGCTCCTACGGATTTCGATAGACGCGTCCCGGGGATGGATGAGCCAACAGCAGCCGATCTCCTCCACGAAAGACGCAAGACTCGAGGTGGGGCCAGGTGGGGATTGGAGAAAAGATTTGGAGCACCCGTTTTCGCAGCAGGTGGCACTGGGGGAAACACTAGCACAAAGCAACAAGCTGCTGGTAGGCATGGGAGTGTGCCATACTCTGCAGCGGATGGAGGAAATAGTAGGGGGGCACTACCCGCGGTACCATCGGTGACACCCCTAGATGTTTCTACTAATAATCCTCCCAATCAGCAGGGCACTGCTGGTAATAACCGAGATAATACGTCAACGTACTCACCATTGTCAATACGCGCGCCTGAAGAGGACCCTGAGGATGTGCTTTCTTCATCAGCGAGAAGGAGGGGAACAAAAGGACAAAGGGTTTCGCTTCAGGTACCGCGGCGACCACCACAAGGTGCTGATCCTACGGTGAAAATCGAGGAAGCGGAGGGGAAGGAGCCTTTAGGCCGTACGCAAGAGGGGAAGTCCAAAGGGGGCCGGCGGTTTCGTAGTTTGCCGAGACGGGCACCGCTTCGTGTGCAGTCTCCTTTGTTTGATACAGAGTTTTTGGCTCCTGGAGGTTGTAATTGGACTGTGTGTACGGGACAGGACTACTCTTCGTGGAACGCTGAGCATTGCGCGGAGGTTTTACGTGTCCTCCTGAAACCCCCACCGGAGTATGGTGAATCCTTCAAAGTAGACATGAGCCACACAGACCTTCGCTGGATGTGGAACGGACGTATGCCCAAGAACTTCACATCATTGCAGTCATGGCGAGTAGAAGAAGTGAAGGGCAGAGTTGTTCCTGTTGTCAATTCACCGCGCTCCGCTCTTGTAATGCTGCGCTGTGGTATCACAGTTCCAGACTTGTTAGTTCACGAGATAGGGGATGACGCTCCACTTCTTCCAACGGACCCTGAGGACCGTACAATGGTGAAGAGTATTCGTATGAAGCAACATAAAGCATCAGTTATATCAATCTTGGAGCAGGTGCGAAATGAGTACTGCTCGTTATGTTGCGCAGTAAGCCTCCCGGATCTAGTTGAGGCGTTTCGTAGGAAGCGGCAGGTCAATATTGAGGTGGCTAAGTCTGCAATGATACGGGATGCTCTGGAGAAGCAGAAGCGCTTGTTTGAGTGTGCCGAGAGGAAGTTAGAGGTTGAGGCTAACCGTGCAAAGAACTTACAAGAGCGGGAGCGATTGATAGAACTCCGGAACGAACGACTACAGGAAATGATGATGGAGAAGGTACGACgcaagagggaagaggatcTCATCGCGCAGCAAAACGCTGCTGCTCGAATCAAGCTTCAGCAAGAACGTAATGCCGAACGGGAGAAGGAATATCAGCGGGAGTTGCAGGAACGGCTTGAACGCGCCGAGGAACGGACCGCCAGGCAGCAGGCTGCGCGGGACCACCTGTTGGAACAGCGTCGTATTCGGCGGAAGAAAAATGCTGAGGAGCGGCAGGCACGAATAGAACGTATGGCAGAgatgcaggagcagcaaagtGAAATACTCAGGCGGAAGTATGAGGAGAGGGATGCAAAAGTACAGCTTGTGCAAGAGGAACGAGAACGCAAACAACGGGAGGCACAAGAATTACTTGCCGCGAGGGCCGCCAAATCGCAAGAGTTGAGGGAGCAGGCGCGTCAGCGAGCCCTGCTGCGCGAAGAAGAGGTGCGCCAGGCCGCGCTTGGACAGCAACAAGAGGTGGAGAACCGTCTGCGGCAGCTCACTAAGCAacgggaggaggaggttgcGGAGCGTGCGAAGAAAGAGGCCGAGAAGCGAGAGCGTTTGAAGGGCGTGCTTACGTTGACCGCAGAGAAGCAAATCAGTCTAAAGGAGGTATCTTTgaagaagcaggaaaaatTCAAGGAACGCCATGATGAGATTCAGCGCCACCAGGCGGAAGAAATCATGCTTAAACGCGAGCGTGAGCGAGATCTCATGGAGGCAAAAGCCTTTGCCGTGCTTCAAAAGAAACGTGTCGCTGAATTTAACAAAGTAGAGGTGGTATTGCAACTAATTGCTAAGCGTGAGGCAACCGAAGCTCTCGAAACTCAGCGTGAGATGCTCCTCCGCGAGAACTTTAAGAATCATGCAACCTTGACACAACACAGGAAATCGTTGAAGGAGGATATTGCTAGAAAAAAGTCACTACAGGGATAA
- a CDS encoding biotin--acetyl-CoA-carboxylase ligase, putative (similar to Biotin--(acetyl-CoA-carboxylase) synthetase (EC 6.3.4.15) (Biotin--protein ligase). (Swiss- Prot:P29906) (Paracoccus denitrificans;)) translates to MSAFLTPKIHLVGDVSSTMDVVREMLAASPSDTEPFAVLAESQSSGRGTTGRQWSSPRGNMYFSLCLPTTLVAAEFLPVLPLATGLACRAAIMELVEGAVVHVKWPNDIIYDGKKIGGSIAECEGEHLIVGIGINIEVAPPVPDGGRPSYAVNSIASVLGKGAVTPQLLAEAVWRNFFSAVADQGFKRPELIKQFEAAMDKSLVLHKRTPTGRDPMPLHALKLNEWGHLVVGRPDGSEEVLVAEYLF, encoded by the coding sequence ATGTCAGCCTTTTTAACACCCAAGATTCATCTTGTTGGTGATGTTTCGTCGACGATGGATGTTGTGCGAGAGATGCTGGCTGCCTCTCCATCGGACACCGAACCTTTTGCAGTGTTAGCTGAGTCCCAATCCTCAGGCCGTGGCACTACAGGCAGGCAATGGTCGTCGCCACGGGGAAACATgtatttttcgttgtgtcTTCCCACTACATTGGTTGCAGCAGAATTCCTCCCTGTTTTGCCGCTTGCCACGGGCCTTGCTTGCCGCGCTGCTATTATGGAGTTGGTCGAAGGCGCTGTTGTACACGTAAAATGGCCAAATGACATCATTTacgatggaaagaaaatcGGTGGGAGCATTGCGGAGTGCGAGGGAGAACACTTAATTGTTGGGATTGGGATAAACATCGAAGTGGCTCCGCCTGTACCTGATGGAGGCCGGCCGTCATATGCTGTTAATTCGATTGCCTCGGTACTCGGAAAGGGGGCTGTGACACCGCAGTTGTTGGCGGAAGCCGTATGGCGTAACTTTTTCTCTGCTGTTGCAGATCAGGGATTCAAACGGCCTGAACTAATTAAGCAATTTGAGGCGGCAATGGACAAGAGCCTCGTGCTTCACAAGCGAACACCCACGGGACGTGACCCCATGCCTTTGCACGCCTTGAAGTTGAATGAGTGGGGCCACCTCGTCGTGGGGCGACCGGACGGCTCCGAAGAGGTGCTTGTGGCGGAGTACCTTTTTTAA
- a CDS encoding vacuolar sorting-associated protein-like, putative, whose protein sequence is MLERERPQEKERGAGLFSRFFRKMDGCDVKIILDGKSESDVVRVHDPRDNTSERLYRYSCEEPVNGRVMLNPKGSYRHNGVDVMLLAYAVLPQASDHKVEFITQVKRFEPDTLQGATPLEFSFTVLKEHESYRGINARVMYVLRVVVHRPLKNVTEQMEFWVTRVDTVLSDTQPDALRHRSYFRETVFGPNSTTMDVGVTNMLHIEFMYDKRFFHLQERVLGKVTFKVTHMDIRYGEVGVVRKETVVPPLSESEAVNMETLQKFEIMDGTPIVGEVVPIRLYLNCIPNLTPTYKNVQDCVNVQYFLNLVLITADGKRFFKQQEIELYRRRGQEALTWTAWRQDDPGKGDGEAGETSH, encoded by the coding sequence ATGTTGGAGCGGGAGCGGCCCCAAGAAAAGGAGCGGGGCGCTGGGCTTTTCAGCCGCTTCTTCCGCAAGATGGATGGCTGTGATGTGAAGATAATTCTGGATGGCAAAAGCGAATCTGATGTGGTGCGGGTTCACGACCCTCGCGACAACACAAGTGAGCGGCTCTACCGCTATTCTTGCGAAGAGCCAGTTAACGGCCGCGTAATGTTGAATCCCAAGGGCTCCTACCGCCACAACGGTGTCGATGTGATGCTTTTGGCCTACGCCGTGCTCCCTCAAGCAAGCGACCACAAAGTTGAATTTATCACACAAGTGAAGCGGTTTGAACCCGACACACTGCAGGGTGCCACTCCTTTGGAGTTCTCATTCACTGTGCTCAAGGAACACGAGTCTTACCGGGGTATAAATGCACGGGTGATGTACGTTCTCCGTGTGGTCGTCCATCGCCCGCTGAAGAATGTCACGGAACAAATGGAGTTTTGGGTGACTCGCGTGGACACCGTATTGAGCGATACTCAGCCGGACGCTCTACGGCATAGGAGCTACTTCCGTGAGACCGTTTTTGGTCCGAATTCCACTACCATGGACGTGGGTGTCACTAACATGCTACACATTGAGTTTATGTACGATAAAAGGTTCTTTCATCTCCAGGAACGAGTTTTGGGGAAGGTGACCTTTAAAGTGACCCACATGGATATTCGCTACGGCGAAGTGGGTGTGGTAAGGAAGGAAACTGTCGTTCCCCCACTCAGTGAATCGGAGGCGGTGAACATGGAGACATTGCAAAAGTTTGAGATAATGGATGGCACGCCTATTGTGGGCGAGGTAGTTCCCATACGGTTGTATCTGAATTGCATTCCCAACCTTACGCCAACTTACAAAAATGTGCAAGATTGCGTTAATGTACAGTACTTCCTAAATCTTGTGCTGATAACTGCTGACGGCAAACGGTTCTTCAAGCAACAGGAAATTGAATTGTACCGTAGACGTGGTCAGGAGGCATTGACATGGACGGCGTGGAGGCAAGATGATCCGGGTAAAGGGGACGGAGAGGCGGGTGAAACATCTCATTAA
- a CDS encoding 60S ribosomal protein L29, putative, which yields MAKSKNHTNHNQSRKNHRNGIKPPLPLYMYNSKRGGWLPALVNTRRVRKNNQKAALKARRERLAAHQAAQK from the coding sequence ATGGCGAAGTCGAAGAACCACACCAATCACAACCAGTCGCGGAAGAACCACCGCAATGGGATTAAACCCCCGCTGCCGTTGTACATGTACAACTCGAAGCGCGGTGGGTGGCTGCCGGCCCTCGTTAACACCCGACGTGTGAGGAAGAACAATCAGAAGGCTGCGCTGAAGGCGCGCCGTGAGCGACTCGCCGCCCATCAGGCCGCACAGAAATAA